The following proteins are co-located in the Streptomyces sp. NBC_01198 genome:
- a CDS encoding SDR family NAD(P)-dependent oxidoreductase has protein sequence MSKIVLVTAASTGLGAMTALALASAGHTVYAGFGPARDVLPGELTAVGDQVLSQDAHLHPLALDTADQRSVSAAIGEVTRCSGRIDAVVHALGPVPRGPVESFTPYQLGQIYDAHVLSSQRVNRAVLPAMRERRDGQLIWVVPSLHRGDATPYLALHSEAVTVIGHLAASYARELAGFGVEVSTVTYGSLTAGIGRHPSLIHPDDDETFAAYDVRHPGLVDSVDTALAHQAADEADIARTAEAIVGVVNSPKVSGGRRVFIGTPRE, from the coding sequence ATGTCGAAGATCGTTCTTGTCACCGCGGCATCCACCGGACTCGGCGCGATGACAGCCCTGGCGTTGGCGAGTGCCGGTCACACCGTCTACGCCGGATTCGGGCCGGCCCGCGACGTGCTGCCCGGTGAACTCACCGCGGTGGGGGATCAGGTGCTCTCACAGGACGCACACCTCCATCCCCTCGCGCTCGACACCGCCGACCAGCGCTCGGTCTCCGCCGCGATCGGCGAGGTCACGAGGTGTTCCGGCCGCATCGACGCGGTGGTTCATGCTCTCGGGCCCGTGCCGCGGGGACCGGTTGAATCCTTCACCCCTTACCAGCTCGGGCAGATCTACGACGCGCACGTGCTCTCCAGCCAGCGGGTGAACCGCGCCGTACTGCCTGCCATGCGTGAGCGCCGTGACGGGCAGCTCATCTGGGTGGTGCCTTCCCTGCACCGCGGCGATGCGACTCCGTATCTCGCGCTGCATTCGGAGGCCGTCACCGTGATCGGCCACTTGGCGGCGAGTTACGCGCGGGAGTTGGCCGGCTTCGGCGTCGAGGTCTCCACCGTCACGTACGGATCGCTCACAGCCGGCATCGGCCGGCACCCGAGTCTGATCCATCCTGACGACGACGAGACGTTCGCCGCTTACGACGTGCGGCATCCCGGTCTCGTGGACAGCGTGGACACGGCTCTCGCGCACCAGGCCGCCGACGAAGCGGACATCGCCCGGACTGCCGAAGCCATCGTGGGGGTGGTGAACAGTCCGAAGGTGAGCGGGGGGCGCCGAGTCTTCATCGGCACCCCCCGCGAGTGA
- a CDS encoding alpha/beta hydrolase — protein MPKPRTFRIAVLGATSVALAAGVTTWASAAPSHEGSSAPKPTVVLVNGAWSEPGSFDGVIKKLQNDGYPVVAPPTALRSLSGDSAYLSSYLKTIEGPIVLVGQSYGGSVITDAADGNSNVKALVYVSAFAPDQGESAQDLTAKFPGTHITDDPSAPLPTALSAVPFTSADGTTGVDLYTKPDHYRDLVLSNQLGKKESAALAAEQHPITLQALQDRSGDPAWKTIPSWFLVSNDDHLIPAATERFMATRAHGHITTANTPHAAQVTDPGIVTGLIEQAAHATD, from the coding sequence ATGCCCAAGCCCCGCACCTTCCGCATCGCCGTACTAGGCGCGACCAGCGTCGCTTTGGCCGCCGGCGTGACCACGTGGGCGTCGGCCGCGCCGTCCCACGAGGGCAGTTCGGCCCCGAAGCCCACTGTCGTCCTCGTCAACGGAGCCTGGTCCGAGCCGGGCAGCTTCGACGGCGTGATCAAGAAGCTCCAGAACGACGGGTACCCGGTCGTCGCTCCGCCCACCGCCCTGCGCAGCCTGTCCGGTGACTCCGCCTACCTGAGCTCGTACCTCAAGACCATCGAGGGCCCCATCGTCCTGGTCGGCCAGTCCTACGGCGGATCCGTCATCACCGACGCGGCCGACGGCAACAGCAATGTCAAGGCGCTCGTCTACGTCTCGGCCTTCGCCCCCGACCAGGGTGAGAGCGCACAGGACCTGACCGCGAAGTTCCCCGGCACCCACATCACCGACGATCCCAGCGCGCCCCTCCCCACCGCCCTCAGCGCCGTCCCCTTCACCTCCGCCGACGGCACCACCGGCGTCGACCTCTACACCAAGCCCGATCACTACCGCGACCTCGTCCTGAGCAACCAGCTGGGCAAGAAGGAATCGGCCGCACTCGCCGCCGAGCAGCACCCCATCACCCTGCAGGCCCTTCAGGACCGCTCCGGGGACCCCGCCTGGAAGACCATTCCCTCGTGGTTCCTGGTGTCCAACGACGATCACCTCATCCCCGCGGCCACTGAACGCTTCATGGCCACCCGCGCCCACGGACACATCACCACCGCCAACACCCCGCATGCCGCGCAGGTCACCGACCCGGGCATCGTCACCGGCCTCATCGAGCAGGCCGCGCACGCGACCGACTGA
- a CDS encoding IclR family transcriptional regulator, whose product MSGENGASVTGKVLALLDVFSHETPALTLTELSRRTGLSLPTVHRRVAELVAWGALERGPDRRYRVGLRLWELAALSPRGHGIRDVALPFIQNLYDPTKQQHIHLSVRNHLDVVILERLSTPRAPDVIGQTGGRFGTFATGAGLVLLAHASEDVREEYLSGPLPRYTETTVTDAGLYRSTLAAVRRQGYSSSDRMMGPDIHCVGAPIYGPDHSVVAAVSICFRTGTRSVQEVAPAVRATARSISRALVDPVPPPSGQ is encoded by the coding sequence GTGTCAGGTGAGAACGGCGCGTCGGTGACTGGTAAAGTCCTGGCCCTGCTGGATGTGTTCTCGCATGAGACTCCCGCGCTGACGCTCACGGAATTGTCGAGGCGGACAGGACTGTCGCTGCCCACTGTGCACCGCCGTGTCGCCGAACTCGTCGCCTGGGGGGCGCTCGAGCGCGGCCCAGACCGGCGGTACAGAGTGGGTTTGCGACTGTGGGAACTGGCGGCCCTCTCTCCGCGCGGCCACGGTATCCGGGATGTCGCCCTGCCGTTCATCCAGAATCTTTACGACCCGACGAAGCAGCAGCACATCCATCTTTCCGTGCGCAACCACCTCGACGTCGTCATTCTGGAGCGTCTCAGCACACCACGGGCCCCGGACGTCATCGGTCAGACCGGCGGACGCTTCGGCACCTTCGCCACCGGGGCCGGGCTGGTGTTGCTCGCCCACGCCTCCGAGGACGTGCGCGAGGAATACCTGAGCGGCCCGCTGCCGCGCTATACCGAGACCACCGTCACGGATGCCGGCCTCTACCGATCCACCCTGGCCGCGGTCCGCAGGCAGGGCTACTCCTCCAGCGACCGGATGATGGGCCCCGACATCCACTGCGTGGGCGCGCCGATCTACGGGCCTGACCACTCCGTGGTGGCGGCTGTTTCCATCTGCTTCCGCACCGGGACCCGATCCGTGCAGGAGGTCGCTCCTGCTGTCCGTGCGACCGCCCGCAGCATCTCCCGGGCTCTCGTCGACCCCGTCCCGCCGCCGAGCGGTCAATAG
- a CDS encoding TetR/AcrR family transcriptional regulator, whose product MRYAQDHKVHAKAEILRAASGKLKEKGFHAVGVDALAAAANVTSGALYSNFTGKEGLLEEVVAAELGLQFAGIADPESDPESGPSSAPDSHPDSDPAERGRRLGDILHVYLSDEHRTDPAGGCVMPSLSADVARAGDSVRETYRRHMVDLVATLAPAMRGAPEEQTKHAWAMIASIVGAVTIARALPSGDESRAALDATLEAVMQAIDRE is encoded by the coding sequence ATGAGGTACGCCCAGGACCACAAGGTGCACGCGAAGGCGGAGATCCTGCGGGCAGCCTCCGGCAAGCTGAAGGAGAAGGGCTTCCACGCGGTCGGGGTCGACGCACTGGCCGCTGCGGCCAACGTCACCTCAGGGGCGCTCTACTCCAACTTCACCGGCAAGGAAGGGCTGCTCGAAGAAGTCGTCGCCGCCGAACTGGGCCTGCAGTTCGCCGGCATCGCCGATCCCGAATCGGATCCCGAATCAGGTCCCTCGTCTGCCCCCGACTCCCACCCCGACTCCGACCCCGCCGAACGAGGCCGCCGGCTCGGCGACATACTCCACGTCTACCTGAGTGACGAGCACCGCACCGATCCCGCCGGCGGCTGCGTGATGCCGTCGTTGAGCGCCGACGTCGCACGAGCGGGCGACTCCGTCCGCGAGACCTACCGCCGCCACATGGTCGATCTGGTCGCCACCCTGGCCCCCGCCATGCGCGGCGCGCCGGAAGAGCAGACCAAGCACGCCTGGGCCATGATCGCCTCCATCGTCGGCGCCGTCACCATAGCCCGTGCACTCCCCTCGGGCGACGAGTCCCGTGCCGCCCTGGATGCGACCCTCGAAGCTGTCATGCAGGCCATCGACCGCGAGTGA
- a CDS encoding AAA family ATPase, giving the protein MKDPFEADFSHSLVGRARQVKDICAFLATAHRGGALLLSGQAGVGKTALLDAAAEAVSSAGTQVVRAAGVEFEADVSYSGLNQLLFPLAEFFGELDSAHRGALRTALGFDSGPPPDRLVVSSATLLLLRQVATANRLLLIVDDLPWLDRASAGVLAFVARRLAGSQVGFLGAMRSGSHTPFDRLGLPEYEVPPLDGAASGELLDARFPDLAERVRERLLVAAEGNPLALIELPTALSGPQLIASEGLPPLLPLSQRLQALFVSRVSALGDAARNLLLLAALDGTGDLGVLQASAREAGHEGGIEALTPAEEDRLVHFDAGTRRLVFRHPLIRSAVVEACTTAQRRTAHRALAQVLLDQPERRAWHLGEASVEPDEDVAILLERAARLISGRGNASGAVAALVRSADLSPRGEDRARRLTEAAYIGADATGDLLGVSDLLAHARRADPDLTDSLHSAAAAVYLTINGGGDVDTAHHMLVTAIESDTHRYDAKDAALIEAIHLLLLLCFYSGRAELWPPFYAALARLRPEPPPLLSVAGKTFSDPARSGVAALAQLGPILDGLPHETDPGRIVRIGTASLYADRLADLRESSWRVVLQGRDGGPPRRSLGALMHLCLGDYLSGSWDECDELAAEGLQLCEDSGYRFFTWYFWYCRAVVAAVRGDDGSAERLADRITRFATPRGVGTALHYARHVRTVAAIGRRDFESAYQQAAAISPPGTFASHAPHALWVAMDLVEAAVRTGRRAEAAAHVRAMQDIDMAALSPRLALLAGGSAALSAERDEDAIRLFDKALAVPGVERWPFDLARVRLAYGERLRRARANSDCRGPLSQANEAFTLLKARPWTERTSKELRASGWTAPRADAAVRQILTPQERQIAELAASGLSNKQIAERLYLSHRTIGAHLYQIFPKLGISSRAALRDALAEADG; this is encoded by the coding sequence TTGAAGGACCCTTTCGAGGCCGACTTCTCCCATTCCCTGGTGGGACGCGCGCGGCAGGTCAAAGACATCTGCGCCTTCCTCGCTACCGCCCATCGCGGTGGTGCTCTCCTGCTCTCCGGACAGGCCGGAGTGGGGAAAACAGCTCTCCTCGACGCTGCGGCGGAAGCGGTGTCCTCGGCGGGGACGCAGGTCGTGCGTGCCGCCGGAGTCGAATTCGAAGCCGATGTGAGCTACTCCGGGCTCAACCAGCTTCTCTTCCCCCTCGCCGAATTCTTCGGCGAGCTCGACAGCGCGCACAGGGGAGCCCTGCGGACGGCACTGGGCTTCGACAGCGGACCGCCGCCTGACCGGCTCGTCGTGTCCAGTGCGACCTTGCTGCTCCTGCGCCAGGTGGCCACCGCGAACCGGCTGCTCCTCATCGTCGACGACCTGCCGTGGCTCGACCGCGCCAGCGCGGGCGTTCTCGCTTTTGTCGCCCGCAGGCTCGCGGGCAGCCAGGTCGGCTTTCTGGGAGCCATGCGGTCGGGGAGCCACACTCCCTTCGACCGCCTCGGGCTTCCCGAGTACGAAGTTCCGCCGCTGGACGGGGCCGCCTCGGGGGAATTGCTCGACGCACGTTTTCCCGACCTCGCTGAACGGGTACGGGAGCGGCTGCTGGTGGCGGCGGAGGGCAACCCACTGGCGCTCATCGAGCTGCCGACCGCGCTCAGCGGACCGCAACTCATCGCCTCGGAGGGCCTTCCACCCTTGCTGCCGCTCAGCCAGCGGCTGCAGGCCTTGTTCGTCTCCCGGGTCTCCGCACTCGGCGATGCCGCGCGGAATCTGCTGCTGCTGGCCGCACTCGACGGAACCGGTGATCTCGGTGTCCTCCAGGCATCGGCGCGGGAGGCCGGACACGAGGGCGGTATCGAGGCCCTCACCCCTGCCGAGGAGGACAGGCTGGTGCACTTCGACGCGGGCACCAGGCGGCTGGTCTTCCGGCACCCCCTGATCCGCTCGGCGGTTGTGGAGGCCTGCACCACTGCCCAGCGCCGCACGGCTCATCGGGCTCTGGCCCAGGTGCTGCTTGACCAGCCCGAGCGCCGGGCCTGGCATCTGGGAGAGGCATCCGTCGAGCCGGACGAGGACGTGGCGATCCTGCTCGAACGGGCGGCCCGCCTCATCTCAGGCCGCGGCAACGCCAGCGGCGCCGTGGCGGCCCTCGTGCGCAGCGCCGACCTGAGCCCCCGCGGGGAGGACCGGGCGCGCAGGCTCACCGAGGCCGCTTACATCGGCGCCGACGCCACCGGGGACCTGCTCGGCGTCTCGGACCTGCTGGCCCACGCGCGCCGGGCGGACCCGGACCTGACGGACTCCCTGCACTCCGCTGCCGCTGCCGTCTATCTGACCATCAACGGCGGCGGGGACGTCGACACCGCCCACCACATGCTCGTGACCGCGATCGAGTCCGACACCCACCGTTATGACGCCAAGGACGCCGCTCTCATCGAGGCGATCCACCTGCTCCTGCTCCTGTGCTTCTACAGCGGCCGTGCGGAACTGTGGCCTCCCTTCTACGCCGCGCTCGCCCGGTTGCGTCCGGAGCCGCCCCCTCTGCTGTCGGTGGCCGGCAAGACCTTCTCCGACCCGGCACGGTCAGGTGTGGCCGCCCTGGCGCAGCTGGGGCCCATCCTGGACGGCCTCCCCCATGAGACCGACCCCGGACGGATCGTGCGGATCGGGACCGCGTCGCTCTACGCGGACCGACTGGCGGACCTGCGCGAGTCCTCTTGGAGGGTCGTCCTCCAGGGGCGGGACGGGGGCCCGCCGCGAAGATCCCTCGGCGCCTTGATGCACCTGTGCCTGGGCGACTACCTGAGCGGCAGTTGGGACGAGTGCGATGAACTGGCCGCTGAGGGGCTGCAGCTGTGCGAGGACTCGGGATACCGCTTCTTCACCTGGTATTTCTGGTACTGCCGAGCCGTCGTGGCCGCCGTACGTGGTGACGACGGCTCCGCCGAGCGTCTTGCCGACCGGATCACCCGGTTCGCGACACCACGCGGCGTCGGGACGGCACTGCACTACGCCCGGCACGTACGCACCGTCGCGGCCATCGGGCGTAGGGACTTCGAGAGCGCCTACCAGCAGGCTGCGGCCATCAGTCCTCCGGGCACCTTCGCCTCCCATGCACCGCACGCGCTGTGGGTGGCGATGGACCTCGTCGAAGCGGCGGTCCGCACCGGCCGCCGTGCGGAGGCGGCCGCTCACGTACGCGCCATGCAGGACATCGACATGGCGGCGCTCTCACCCCGGCTGGCTCTGCTCGCCGGCGGCTCGGCGGCACTGTCCGCCGAGCGGGACGAGGACGCGATACGTCTTTTCGACAAGGCGCTGGCGGTGCCGGGTGTCGAGCGATGGCCGTTCGATCTTGCCCGGGTGCGGCTCGCCTACGGCGAACGACTGCGGCGGGCACGCGCGAACTCGGACTGCCGGGGACCGCTGAGCCAGGCCAACGAGGCCTTCACCCTGCTCAAAGCCCGGCCTTGGACGGAGCGTACGTCCAAGGAGTTGCGCGCCTCCGGATGGACCGCACCGAGAGCCGATGCGGCGGTGCGTCAGATACTCACGCCCCAGGAACGGCAGATCGCCGAGCTGGCCGCGTCCGGCCTCAGTAACAAGCAGATCGCCGAGCGGCTCTATCTCTCCCACCGGACCATCGGTGCGCATCTCTACCAGATTTTTCCGAAGCTCGGTATTTCGTCGCGAGCAGCACTTCGCGACGCACTTGCCGAGGCGGACGGGTGA